A DNA window from Hydrogenophaga taeniospiralis contains the following coding sequences:
- a CDS encoding nitric oxide reductase activation protein NorD, protein MAEAEDVITDVARHATVFTQTLWRRHRARTPPRPMTLLADVAPRLGLLIKAVFGTAYRLRTAQMPARPTWLAKTFQRNAFPQARMALPATDGQCIWLPSETGLTDTTLAMDRFRTMALVQAMRASRGSAAGVDHCDSPLVLDIYLLLEAIAADAALARLLRGMSSSLNSWRRAALAARPPLAQFPAARRPLEAWVRALIAQPCDGPNKHAPIDTSPEESACIARLLAAEMVRDLASAGRLGAPSLFLDGWTGALRKPGDAMDPRLEGSDPIGDTAERTTRSARLVRRPEVREGAEQEDDTAQGAWMIPPEAPHEQAEDPLGMQRPTDRDQHAAADEFADLVSDLAQARLVWTPGQAPEVLLSDDPPTVHPRHTKAAASDAPQAFCYPEWDCRIEAYRHPGATVRVLAAPVGVQQWVDDTLAEHRPVLGAIRQRFAALRPQRTLRRRQTDGDDIDLEACVEGLANMRAGWPMTQDLYCSQQRSRRNMAILILIDVSGSTDGWISSRRRVIDVEREALLLVCIALGAMGEPFAVQAFSGNGPNAVSVWDIKRFEESYSPAVALRIAALEPDQYTRAGTALRHASAALMRESATHRLLLLLSDGKPNDSDVYEGRYGIEDTRQAVTEAKLQGISPFCLAVDRQATSYLPTVFGAHQYALLPTPDALPTALLDWMQRLVKR, encoded by the coding sequence ATGGCCGAAGCCGAGGACGTGATCACCGACGTGGCCCGCCACGCGACCGTTTTCACACAGACCCTGTGGCGACGGCATCGGGCCAGGACACCGCCCCGGCCCATGACCCTGCTGGCCGATGTGGCGCCGCGTCTGGGCCTGCTGATCAAGGCGGTGTTCGGCACGGCCTACCGCTTGCGCACGGCGCAGATGCCAGCAAGGCCCACTTGGCTCGCCAAGACCTTCCAGCGCAACGCTTTCCCGCAGGCGCGCATGGCGCTGCCGGCCACAGATGGCCAGTGCATCTGGTTGCCGTCTGAAACCGGCCTGACCGACACCACGCTGGCCATGGACCGCTTTCGCACCATGGCCCTGGTACAGGCCATGCGGGCGAGCCGGGGCAGCGCCGCGGGCGTGGACCACTGTGACTCGCCGCTGGTTCTCGACATCTACCTGCTGCTGGAAGCCATTGCGGCCGACGCGGCGCTGGCGCGCCTGTTGCGCGGCATGTCCAGCTCCTTGAACAGCTGGCGCCGCGCAGCGCTGGCTGCCCGTCCGCCGCTGGCACAGTTCCCCGCAGCGCGCCGACCTCTGGAAGCCTGGGTGCGCGCCTTGATCGCGCAGCCTTGCGATGGGCCGAATAAGCATGCGCCCATCGATACATCGCCGGAAGAATCGGCCTGCATCGCACGTCTCCTTGCGGCCGAGATGGTCCGGGACTTGGCCAGCGCGGGGCGCCTGGGCGCCCCGTCCCTGTTCCTGGACGGCTGGACCGGCGCGTTGCGCAAGCCGGGCGATGCCATGGACCCACGCCTTGAAGGCAGCGACCCGATCGGCGACACCGCCGAACGCACGACTCGCAGCGCGCGCCTGGTGCGTCGCCCCGAAGTGCGTGAAGGCGCCGAGCAGGAAGATGACACGGCGCAGGGCGCCTGGATGATCCCGCCCGAAGCACCCCACGAACAGGCCGAGGACCCGCTCGGAATGCAGCGGCCAACCGACCGCGACCAGCATGCGGCGGCCGACGAGTTCGCCGACCTGGTCTCCGATCTCGCCCAGGCGCGGCTGGTCTGGACGCCGGGCCAGGCCCCGGAGGTATTGCTGTCCGACGACCCGCCCACGGTACATCCCCGTCACACCAAGGCTGCCGCGTCCGACGCACCCCAGGCGTTCTGCTACCCCGAGTGGGATTGCCGGATCGAGGCCTACCGCCACCCCGGCGCCACGGTGCGGGTGCTGGCAGCACCGGTGGGAGTACAGCAGTGGGTGGACGACACCCTGGCCGAGCATCGCCCGGTGCTCGGCGCCATACGCCAGCGTTTCGCGGCACTGCGCCCCCAGCGCACGCTGCGGCGCCGCCAGACAGACGGCGACGACATCGACCTGGAAGCCTGCGTCGAAGGACTGGCGAACATGCGCGCCGGTTGGCCGATGACCCAGGACCTGTATTGCTCGCAACAGCGGTCCCGGCGAAACATGGCGATCCTGATACTCATTGACGTCAGCGGATCCACCGATGGCTGGATCTCGAGCCGCCGCAGGGTCATCGACGTCGAGCGCGAAGCCTTGCTGCTGGTGTGCATCGCCCTCGGGGCGATGGGCGAGCCCTTCGCGGTGCAGGCCTTCTCGGGCAATGGGCCCAATGCGGTGAGCGTGTGGGACATCAAGCGCTTCGAGGAGTCATACAGCCCCGCCGTGGCGCTGCGCATCGCGGCGCTGGAGCCCGACCAGTACACGCGGGCGGGCACCGCCCTGCGCCACGCCAGCGCCGCGCTCATGCGCGAAAGCGCCACGCACCGGCTGCTGCTGCTGTTGTCCGATGGCAAACCGAACGACAGCGATGTCTATGAAGGCCGCTACGGCATCGAAGACACCCGCCAGGCCGTGACCGAAGCGAAGCTGCAGGGCATCTCGCCGTTTTGCCTGGCCGTGGACCGGCAGGCCACCAGCTACCTGCCCACCGTGTTTGGTGCCCACCAGTACGCGCTGCTGCCGACGCCGGACGCACTGCCGACTGCGTTGCTGGACTGGATGCAGCGGCTGGTGAAGAGGTAG
- a CDS encoding CbbQ/NirQ/NorQ/GpvN family protein yields the protein MTTALLHTVDPLDRSEPSTGSEPYYLPSGAEVAIFEHCHALRLAVMLKGPTGCGKTRFVEHMAWKLKRPLVTISCHDDLSASDLIGRFLIRNDGTAWQDGPLTRAVREGAICYLDEVVEARQDTTVVLHSLTDHRRMLPIDKTGETLVAAPGFQLVISYNPGYQRMLKDLKPSTRQRFVALDFDFPPAAREAAIIESEAGADHATAVALVSLGQRLRQLRDRGLAEVPSTRLLIAAAALVASGVPTRQACHSAVVSPLSDDEALVGAMRDLVDATFV from the coding sequence ATGACCACCGCGCTGCTCCACACCGTTGACCCGCTGGACCGGTCAGAACCATCGACCGGCAGCGAGCCGTATTACCTACCATCGGGCGCCGAGGTGGCCATCTTCGAGCACTGCCATGCCTTGCGGCTGGCCGTGATGCTCAAGGGCCCCACCGGGTGCGGCAAGACCCGTTTTGTCGAACACATGGCCTGGAAGCTCAAGCGCCCCCTGGTCACGATTTCCTGCCACGACGACCTGAGCGCGAGCGATCTGATCGGCCGCTTCCTGATCCGCAACGACGGCACGGCCTGGCAGGACGGGCCCCTGACCCGCGCTGTGCGCGAGGGCGCCATCTGCTACCTCGACGAAGTGGTCGAAGCCCGGCAAGACACCACGGTGGTGCTGCATTCCTTGACCGACCACCGCCGCATGCTGCCGATCGACAAGACCGGCGAGACACTGGTGGCGGCACCCGGCTTTCAGCTGGTCATCTCCTACAACCCGGGCTACCAGCGCATGCTCAAAGACCTCAAGCCCAGCACGCGGCAGCGCTTCGTGGCGCTCGACTTCGACTTCCCTCCCGCTGCGCGTGAGGCGGCCATCATCGAGAGCGAGGCCGGCGCCGACCATGCCACGGCCGTGGCGCTGGTGTCGCTCGGGCAACGCTTGCGCCAACTGCGCGACCGCGGATTGGCGGAGGTGCCGAGCACCCGCTTGTTGATCGCAGCGGCCGCGCTGGTGGCCAGTGGCGTCCCCACGCGGCAGGCTTGCCACAGCGCCGTGGTGTCGCCGCTGTCGGACGACGAAGCGCTGGTGGGCGCGATGCGCGATCTGGTCGACGCCACCTTCGTCTGA
- a CDS encoding cbb3-type cytochrome c oxidase subunit I, with the protein MRYRSQSVAYWYFAVAMVLFGLQLVFGLLSAAKYLGPDPLLNILPFDVTKVIHTNLLIVWVLTGFMGATYWMVPDESRTELYSTRLAYVQLVLWTLMGVTAVVGYLFRYGTGNKLLEQPLPHKIVIVICMLIFLYNIGMTIWRSKRFTTTEGVLVLGLGLAALLYLPALLEYENYTVSIYYRWWTIHLWVEGVWVMIQGGFLAYLLIRLSGADREVMEKWLYVIVGLVFIAGILGTAHHYYWVGVPSYWLPIGGIFSALEPAALVGMAMFAYSAMRRAGLSHPNTLALHWTIGSAVFTLFGAGLLGLAHTFPDVNKWTHGTLITAMHGHAAFYGAYAMIVLAMITYALPAMTPGRSEQGSSLGYWAFWMQVGGMFGMTLSFATAGIAQVYLERIMGMGYLDAQLKIQVHFVMLIATGSLFATGVGLFIYDFFRHAPRFDLDEEAMTTGAPTAGTVLPTASVRP; encoded by the coding sequence ATGCGCTACAGGTCTCAATCGGTTGCCTACTGGTATTTCGCCGTGGCCATGGTGTTGTTCGGGTTGCAGCTGGTGTTTGGCCTGCTGTCGGCCGCCAAATACCTCGGGCCCGATCCGCTGCTCAACATCCTGCCCTTCGATGTGACCAAGGTGATCCACACCAACCTGCTGATCGTGTGGGTGCTCACTGGCTTCATGGGCGCCACCTACTGGATGGTGCCCGACGAATCGCGCACCGAGCTCTACAGCACCCGGCTCGCCTATGTGCAGCTGGTCCTGTGGACCCTGATGGGCGTGACCGCCGTGGTGGGCTATCTGTTTCGCTACGGCACCGGCAACAAGCTGCTGGAGCAGCCCCTGCCGCACAAGATCGTGATCGTGATCTGCATGCTGATCTTTCTCTACAACATCGGCATGACGATCTGGCGCTCCAAACGCTTCACCACCACGGAGGGCGTGCTCGTGCTCGGTCTCGGCCTGGCCGCGCTGCTGTACCTGCCCGCGCTGCTGGAGTACGAGAACTACACCGTCTCCATCTACTACCGCTGGTGGACGATCCACCTCTGGGTGGAAGGCGTGTGGGTGATGATCCAGGGCGGCTTTCTGGCCTATCTGTTGATCCGCTTGTCCGGCGCCGACCGGGAGGTCATGGAAAAGTGGCTGTATGTGATCGTGGGCCTGGTCTTCATCGCCGGCATTCTGGGCACGGCACACCACTACTACTGGGTGGGCGTGCCGTCGTACTGGTTGCCCATCGGTGGCATCTTCAGCGCGCTGGAGCCCGCGGCGCTGGTGGGCATGGCGATGTTCGCGTATTCGGCCATGCGCCGCGCGGGCCTGTCGCACCCCAACACGCTGGCCCTGCACTGGACCATCGGCAGCGCGGTGTTCACCCTGTTCGGGGCCGGCCTGCTGGGCCTGGCGCACACGTTCCCTGACGTCAACAAATGGACCCACGGCACGCTGATCACTGCCATGCACGGGCACGCCGCTTTCTACGGCGCCTACGCCATGATCGTGCTGGCCATGATCACCTACGCGCTGCCAGCGATGACGCCGGGGCGCAGCGAACAAGGCAGCAGCCTCGGCTACTGGGCGTTCTGGATGCAGGTCGGCGGCATGTTCGGCATGACGCTGTCGTTTGCCACCGCCGGCATCGCGCAGGTCTATCTGGAGCGCATCATGGGCATGGGCTATCTCGACGCCCAACTGAAGATACAGGTGCACTTCGTCATGCTGATCGCCACCGGCTCGCTGTTCGCGACCGGCGTGGGGCTGTTCATCTACGACTTCTTCCGCCATGCACCCCGCTTCGACCTCGACGAGGAGGCCATGACGACAGGCGCTCCCACCGCCGGGACGGTCTTGCCCACCGCGTCAGTAAGGCCATGA
- a CDS encoding c-type cytochrome, which translates to MNKRQARYFAIGSTLLATLIFLGLTIDSHRQFPKLTNAQNITPAVTLGKNTWHKNNCINCHTIFGEGAYYAPDLTKIAQQRGAPYLRAFLKDPSKFYDEQRHRRLMPQQNLSDAEIDGLIAFLDWVSQVDNQGWPPRPIMVTGLGATGGNATVPAVAAASTPAGSTSAAATSDKDPVALGERMFRTAAPACTACHSLTAGADMAGPSLAGIATRTQQTLASPGYKGTATDLASYLRESITQPSAHLVAGPMYSADGVSFMPNTYGKDLTPEQVTHLAAYLATFK; encoded by the coding sequence ATGAACAAGCGCCAGGCACGGTATTTCGCGATCGGCTCCACGCTGCTCGCCACGCTGATCTTTCTCGGCCTCACCATCGACAGCCACCGCCAGTTCCCGAAGCTGACGAACGCGCAGAACATCACGCCCGCGGTCACGCTGGGCAAGAACACCTGGCACAAGAACAACTGCATCAACTGCCACACCATCTTTGGTGAAGGTGCGTATTACGCGCCCGACCTGACCAAGATCGCACAGCAGCGCGGCGCGCCCTACCTGCGGGCCTTCCTGAAAGACCCGTCGAAGTTCTACGACGAGCAGCGCCACCGGCGGCTCATGCCCCAGCAGAACCTGAGCGATGCCGAGATTGACGGCCTGATCGCGTTTCTCGACTGGGTGAGCCAGGTGGACAACCAGGGCTGGCCACCGCGGCCGATCATGGTCACCGGCCTGGGCGCCACAGGAGGGAACGCGACTGTCCCCGCCGTGGCGGCGGCTTCGACGCCTGCAGGATCGACCTCAGCGGCAGCCACCTCCGACAAAGACCCGGTGGCCCTGGGCGAGCGGATGTTCAGAACCGCCGCCCCCGCCTGCACCGCCTGCCACTCCCTCACGGCGGGCGCCGACATGGCGGGCCCCTCGCTGGCGGGCATCGCCACACGCACGCAGCAGACCCTGGCCTCACCCGGCTACAAAGGCACCGCCACCGACCTGGCGAGCTACCTTCGCGAGTCCATCACCCAGCCCAGCGCGCACCTGGTCGCAGGCCCCATGTACTCGGCCGACGGGGTCTCGTTCATGCCGAACACCTACGGCAAGGACCTGACGCCCGAACAGGTCACCCACCTCGCGGCGTACCTGGCGACCTTCAAGTAA
- a CDS encoding ferredoxin family protein → MNAITVNVEEKLFQNRYRVDAGRPHIRIKDASVCTNDCVVKSCTFVCPASCYKTEGNGAVTLITDGCLECGSCRVICSEHLNVDWEYPRGGHGILFKFG, encoded by the coding sequence ATGAACGCCATCACCGTCAATGTGGAAGAAAAGCTCTTCCAGAACCGCTACCGCGTCGACGCCGGACGGCCGCACATCCGGATCAAGGACGCCAGCGTCTGCACCAACGACTGCGTCGTCAAGAGCTGCACCTTCGTCTGCCCGGCCTCCTGCTACAAGACCGAAGGCAACGGCGCGGTGACCCTGATCACCGACGGCTGCCTGGAGTGCGGCAGCTGCCGCGTCATCTGCAGCGAACACCTGAACGTGGACTGGGAATACCCACGCGGCGGCCACGGCATTCTGTTCAAGTTCGGGTAG
- a CDS encoding FAD-dependent monooxygenase, whose translation MTRSQENAMKKPSQFDAIVVGAGPSGNACAYTMAKAGLKVLQIERGEYPGSKNVQGAILYAKALEEIIPDFREDAPLERHIIEQRMWLLDESSFVGTHIRSEDHNKPPYNRYTIIRAQFDKWFSSKVREAGALLICETTVNHLIMDGDQVVGVQCDREQGDIYADVVVLADGVNSTLARKAGFHGDIQAGDVALAVKEILFMPEETIRQRFNIGEESGVVIEMIGRITDGMMGTGFLYTNKESLTIGVGCMLGDFKNNPNRTSPYVLLEQMKRHPAIAPLIEGGEMKEYCAHLIPEGGFHAIPQVYGNGWMIVGDSGGFVNAVHREGSNLAMTTGRLAGEAVIAAKAANRGFDSKALKSYKTALDASFVMKDLHKYRDMPAVLHKNPQFFTSYPDMVAQAARTMITVDGVDKKTKEREIFAHFRKTRKLTGLVGDAYKLWKAIR comes from the coding sequence CTGACCCGCTCACAGGAGAATGCGATGAAAAAACCCTCTCAATTCGATGCCATCGTCGTGGGCGCGGGGCCCTCGGGCAACGCCTGCGCCTACACCATGGCCAAGGCCGGTCTCAAGGTGCTGCAGATCGAACGCGGCGAATACCCGGGCAGCAAGAACGTGCAGGGTGCGATCCTGTACGCCAAGGCACTCGAAGAGATCATTCCCGATTTCCGCGAAGACGCGCCGCTGGAGCGCCACATCATCGAACAGCGCATGTGGCTGCTCGACGAGAGTTCCTTCGTCGGCACCCACATCCGCAGCGAAGACCACAACAAGCCGCCGTACAACCGCTACACCATCATCCGCGCGCAGTTCGACAAATGGTTCAGCTCCAAGGTGCGCGAGGCCGGCGCGCTGCTGATCTGCGAGACCACCGTGAACCACCTCATCATGGACGGCGACCAGGTGGTGGGCGTGCAGTGCGACCGCGAACAGGGTGACATCTACGCCGACGTGGTGGTGCTGGCCGACGGCGTGAACTCCACGCTGGCGCGCAAGGCCGGGTTCCATGGCGACATCCAGGCCGGCGACGTGGCACTGGCCGTGAAGGAAATCCTCTTCATGCCCGAAGAGACCATCCGCCAGCGCTTCAACATCGGCGAAGAATCGGGCGTCGTCATCGAGATGATCGGCCGCATCACCGACGGCATGATGGGCACCGGCTTCCTCTACACCAACAAGGAGTCGCTGACCATCGGCGTGGGCTGCATGCTGGGCGACTTCAAGAACAACCCGAACCGCACCAGCCCCTACGTGCTGCTCGAACAGATGAAGCGCCACCCCGCCATCGCCCCGCTGATCGAGGGCGGCGAGATGAAGGAGTACTGCGCCCACCTGATCCCGGAAGGCGGCTTCCATGCCATTCCGCAGGTCTACGGCAACGGCTGGATGATCGTGGGCGACTCGGGTGGCTTCGTCAACGCGGTGCACCGCGAAGGCTCCAACCTCGCCATGACCACCGGGCGCCTCGCGGGCGAAGCGGTGATCGCCGCCAAGGCCGCGAACCGGGGTTTCGACAGCAAGGCGCTCAAGAGCTACAAGACCGCGCTCGACGCCAGCTTCGTGATGAAGGACCTGCACAAGTACCGCGACATGCCGGCCGTGCTGCACAAGAACCCGCAATTCTTCACCAGCTACCCCGACATGGTGGCGCAGGCCGCGCGCACCATGATCACCGTGGACGGCGTGGACAAGAAAACCAAAGAGCGCGAAATCTTTGCCCACTTTCGCAAGACCCGCAAACTCACCGGACTGGTGGGCGACGCGTACAAACTCTGGAAGGCCATCCGATGA